A window from Enterocloster bolteae encodes these proteins:
- a CDS encoding CaiB/BaiF CoA transferase family protein, whose amino-acid sequence MALKPLDGIRIVEMGTTEAEGIAALLLSDYGAEVIRLEFPKEEKEENSQDYRVCDRGKMRVRFRPDEPDDRKWLEKLLTRVDAVVTSVPDIRMSQWNLDVDTLCSRNPGMVYTSVTGYGQTGPYGNGRLYDEATIQAESGFMSITGPEHGDPVRSGSDFATFAAGANACIGTLMALIDAQRTGRGRRVDVSMMDSVLYGLENQFSVYLKSEHIPERLGNHYALSAPVGDFTCRDGKKIMISVATGAQWENFADVMGHPEWLENPDYRNVGARLKNHHMLEKEVSTAFAEYTSGEWMKRLQTQKCIYGRINDFKEVARHEQVQARHMFIEITAPDGTKMTVPSNPLVMDGEKNAGTVVNDTMMCHDCAVD is encoded by the coding sequence ATGGCCCTGAAACCATTGGATGGAATAAGAATCGTGGAGATGGGAACCACAGAAGCAGAAGGGATAGCCGCTCTTCTGCTTTCTGATTATGGAGCGGAGGTAATCCGCCTGGAGTTCCCGAAGGAAGAGAAGGAAGAAAACAGTCAGGACTATCGTGTCTGTGACAGAGGAAAAATGAGAGTCCGTTTCCGACCGGATGAGCCGGACGACAGAAAATGGCTGGAGAAACTGCTTACCCGGGTTGATGCGGTTGTGACATCTGTGCCAGATATCCGGATGTCACAGTGGAATCTGGATGTTGACACATTGTGCAGCAGAAATCCAGGAATGGTATATACATCTGTAACCGGTTATGGACAGACAGGTCCTTATGGGAATGGACGTTTGTATGATGAGGCCACAATCCAGGCGGAATCAGGCTTCATGTCAATCACGGGCCCGGAACATGGAGACCCTGTGCGCAGCGGGAGTGATTTTGCCACATTTGCCGCAGGGGCTAATGCCTGCATCGGGACGCTTATGGCGCTCATCGACGCACAGCGCACCGGCAGGGGAAGGCGGGTTGACGTATCAATGATGGATTCGGTTCTATACGGCCTGGAAAACCAGTTCAGTGTATATCTGAAATCGGAGCATATTCCGGAGCGGCTTGGGAATCATTACGCGCTTTCCGCCCCTGTTGGGGATTTTACGTGCAGGGATGGAAAAAAAATCATGATATCGGTTGCTACAGGGGCACAGTGGGAAAATTTCGCAGATGTTATGGGACATCCGGAATGGCTGGAAAATCCGGATTATCGGAATGTGGGAGCACGCCTGAAAAATCACCATATGCTTGAAAAAGAGGTATCGACTGCGTTTGCAGAATATACCAGCGGGGAATGGATGAAGCGGCTGCAGACCCAAAAATGTATATATGGCCGGATAAATGATTTTAAAGAGGTAGCAAGGCATGAACAGGTTCAGGCCAGGCACATGTTTATCGAAATAACGGCCCCGGATGGGACGAAAATGACAGTGCCGTCCAATCCGCTTGTTATGGATGGTGAGAAGAACGCTGGCACAGTGGTGAATGACACAATGATGTGTCACGATTGTGCCGTAGATTAA
- a CDS encoding NAD(P)-dependent oxidoreductase, with protein sequence MSDLKDKKFGFLGWGAIGFPICHGLVKSGYTVYLPVYRRKSAQRHGFSGLVPDEKSKTEAIDWMLGNGGIAAASQRELLENSDILVFSLPKSQQVEEVVLGKDGVMEVCKPGTIIIDMTSADAVSTKKLAALLEKKGIELLDAPVSGGTSGAAAQTLTIMCGGKEDTFLAVKPVLDVMGAPDKVTYMGPNGSGDMIKCANNFLSACCAAATTEAVAVCAKAGIDPHLAVQVIGTSGGTNHAATMKFPNIVFPGKNWNFSLGLMSKDVGLFNSASKDMGIPSLFGNLTAQILAIPKAEEGDDADCIQVQKLYERWAKVELCGIDNEK encoded by the coding sequence ATGAGTGATTTAAAAGATAAAAAGTTTGGATTTTTGGGCTGGGGAGCTATTGGATTTCCAATCTGCCATGGACTGGTAAAAAGTGGATATACGGTATATCTGCCAGTATATAGAAGGAAGAGTGCGCAGAGGCACGGATTTTCAGGGTTGGTTCCGGACGAAAAATCAAAGACAGAGGCAATCGACTGGATGCTGGGAAATGGAGGTATTGCCGCTGCTTCCCAGAGAGAGCTTCTGGAAAACAGTGACATTTTAGTGTTTTCACTGCCAAAATCCCAGCAGGTGGAAGAGGTGGTGCTGGGTAAGGATGGTGTTATGGAGGTGTGTAAGCCGGGAACCATAATCATTGATATGACCTCGGCAGATGCGGTCAGCACGAAAAAGCTTGCCGCGCTCCTTGAAAAAAAGGGGATAGAGCTGTTAGATGCCCCGGTGAGCGGAGGAACCTCCGGCGCGGCGGCACAGACATTGACAATCATGTGCGGCGGCAAAGAGGACACATTCCTTGCGGTAAAGCCGGTGCTGGATGTGATGGGGGCTCCGGATAAGGTGACCTACATGGGGCCCAACGGTTCCGGCGATATGATTAAATGTGCAAATAATTTTCTTTCGGCCTGTTGCGCGGCCGCGACAACGGAGGCGGTCGCGGTATGCGCCAAAGCCGGTATCGATCCGCATTTGGCGGTACAGGTAATTGGCACCAGTGGAGGAACCAACCATGCGGCAACCATGAAATTCCCCAATATTGTGTTTCCGGGAAAAAACTGGAATTTTTCCTTAGGGTTGATGAGCAAGGATGTGGGTTTGTTTAATTCCGCAAGCAAGGATATGGGAATCCCCTCCCTGTTCGGCAATCTTACGGCGCAGATACTGGCAATCCCCAAAGCGGAAGAAGGGGATGACGCGGATTGTATTCAGGTGCAGAAACTGTATGAGCGGTGGGCGAAGGTAGAACTTTGCGGTATTGATAATGAAAAATAA
- a CDS encoding DUF6282 family protein has translation MAVRNKPLGRIDVNVIDDIWKGSIDMHIHPGPDPLAERPVDSIQAAQMAERSKMGGIVLKSFSYNTVSDAYLIEKNLTSGLRVFGSVVIGYTTTGGLSHASETIEAMAKIGCKVVWFPAMDSKWCRSYLGKEGGISILKKDGILKDEVLDILELVKQYDMVVCSGHMSYEESTKMFDAAIQKGITKMVATHPLAELSRFTLDQIQELAAKGVYIEHVYGTLMPRLGSMDPSDYVDCVKLVGADRCIMGTDLAQVWDMTPADGMRHFIAMMIQFGCTPAEVEAMSKKNPAKLLGMEEGQEEQ, from the coding sequence ATGGCAGTGCGCAATAAACCACTTGGAAGGATTGATGTAAATGTAATTGATGATATCTGGAAAGGCAGTATTGATATGCATATACATCCGGGACCGGATCCGCTTGCAGAAAGGCCGGTCGACAGCATACAGGCGGCGCAAATGGCGGAGCGCTCCAAAATGGGAGGAATTGTACTAAAAAGTTTTTCCTATAATACAGTGTCCGATGCATATTTAATCGAAAAGAACCTGACATCCGGCCTTCGCGTATTCGGCAGTGTTGTGATTGGCTACACCACAACCGGCGGCCTGTCCCACGCGTCAGAGACGATTGAAGCCATGGCCAAAATCGGATGTAAGGTTGTGTGGTTTCCGGCTATGGATTCAAAATGGTGCCGGTCCTATCTGGGGAAAGAGGGAGGTATCAGCATCCTTAAGAAGGATGGGATATTAAAGGACGAGGTACTTGATATATTGGAGCTGGTGAAGCAGTATGACATGGTTGTATGCTCCGGCCATATGTCCTATGAAGAAAGTACAAAGATGTTTGACGCGGCAATACAGAAGGGGATCACGAAGATGGTTGCCACCCATCCGCTGGCAGAGCTGAGCCGCTTTACCCTGGATCAGATTCAGGAACTGGCGGCTAAGGGCGTGTATATTGAACATGTATACGGAACCTTGATGCCTCGTCTGGGGAGCATGGATCCTAGCGATTATGTTGATTGCGTGAAACTGGTTGGCGCTGACAGGTGTATCATGGGAACAGATCTGGCACAGGTATGGGACATGACGCCCGCCGATGGCATGCGCCACTTTATAGCAATGATGATTCAGTTTGGGTGCACACCGGCAGAGGTGGAAGCAATGAGTAAAAAGAACCCGGCGAAATTGCTGGGGATGGAGGAAGGACAGGAGGAACAGTGA
- a CDS encoding sigma-54 interaction domain-containing protein — MPNENFDYVPYETLSIERKKLSRLYTFIWRYIGKTISISHGSRYAMGLFSRDGLLLDLFAHENYTLERFMNDGIRAGSNWVNIGYNAVRQGIIGRESLCTIGEENEFPLLKKYAVYYAPISILSPYEPYDQMEECGLGIIASLDNAWDDYLTMIRGTAHDMMITLQFNNIATMYYERSGKGILSIDNMMSTSGRNLATYYNDELFKVLETPPINIYYEPAENLIDPLPANKELWDIVQNHRTIANQPLEVTCNGKTVEVIASTDAFNQPMINAHGVVFYFTTPQKMTAELSRQVANGAIKTFHDIIGENADLKKLIQKAQRMAQTNSNIMILGESGTGKDVFAQAIHNASARREKPFIALNCGALPRDLVESELFGYETGAFTGARKNGNIGKFELANGGTIFLDEIGEMPLELQAKLLRVTETKQLMRLGSSKNIRVDVRIIAATNANIDDMIAQKLFRADLYYRLSTMKLYLMPLRERRDDIVPLAEHFIRSISRRIDKPNIMRFSENAKELLQQMDWFGNVRELQNLIECIVQLYPGDIILPEYILDNVSERYYPKNALKNISSVSALREAFPKEDTAAAVPWSTGAPSVPLPEAAFNIPSGTEAPLDPSNPRHPKSGKRKVITKEDIYEALAACSNNRTAASQYLEISRRTFYRKLEEFGIETD; from the coding sequence ATGCCAAACGAAAATTTCGACTATGTTCCTTATGAGACACTTAGTATTGAGCGGAAGAAGCTCTCCCGCCTGTATACCTTTATCTGGCGTTACATCGGCAAGACCATATCCATAAGCCACGGAAGCCGTTACGCCATGGGATTATTCTCCCGCGACGGACTTCTCCTGGACCTCTTTGCACATGAGAATTATACCCTGGAACGCTTCATGAATGATGGGATCCGGGCAGGAAGCAACTGGGTGAACATCGGTTATAATGCTGTCCGGCAGGGAATCATTGGACGTGAAAGCCTGTGTACCATCGGTGAGGAAAATGAATTTCCCCTATTAAAAAAGTATGCCGTTTACTATGCCCCTATCAGCATCCTAAGTCCTTATGAACCTTATGACCAGATGGAGGAATGCGGTCTTGGGATTATTGCTTCTCTGGACAATGCATGGGACGATTATCTGACCATGATCCGAGGAACAGCCCATGATATGATGATAACACTGCAGTTTAACAACATTGCAACCATGTATTACGAGCGCAGCGGCAAGGGCATTCTTTCCATTGATAACATGATGAGCACCTCCGGGCGCAATCTTGCCACCTACTATAATGATGAACTTTTTAAAGTCCTTGAGACTCCGCCCATCAATATATACTATGAACCGGCGGAAAATCTCATCGATCCCCTGCCGGCCAACAAAGAACTCTGGGACATCGTACAGAACCACCGCACCATTGCAAACCAGCCTTTGGAGGTGACCTGCAATGGAAAGACCGTGGAAGTCATCGCTTCGACTGATGCCTTCAACCAGCCTATGATTAATGCCCATGGCGTTGTCTTTTACTTTACAACTCCCCAGAAGATGACCGCTGAGCTTTCCAGACAGGTGGCAAATGGTGCAATCAAGACCTTCCATGATATCATTGGAGAAAATGCCGATTTGAAAAAACTGATTCAGAAAGCTCAGCGCATGGCGCAAACCAACAGTAATATCATGATTCTCGGAGAAAGCGGAACCGGCAAAGATGTATTTGCCCAGGCTATTCATAACGCAAGCGCACGGCGCGAGAAACCGTTCATTGCCCTAAACTGCGGCGCTCTTCCCCGTGACCTGGTAGAAAGTGAACTGTTTGGCTATGAGACCGGAGCGTTTACCGGCGCCCGCAAGAACGGCAATATCGGAAAATTTGAGCTTGCCAACGGAGGCACCATTTTTCTGGATGAAATCGGGGAAATGCCATTGGAACTGCAGGCAAAACTGCTTCGGGTAACCGAAACCAAGCAGCTGATGCGCCTGGGCAGCTCTAAGAATATACGTGTGGACGTCCGTATCATTGCCGCAACAAATGCCAATATTGACGACATGATTGCACAAAAGCTTTTCCGTGCAGACTTATATTACCGTCTCAGTACCATGAAGCTGTATCTCATGCCGCTGCGGGAACGGCGCGATGACATAGTTCCTCTTGCCGAACATTTTATCCGGAGCATCTCCAGACGGATTGATAAACCAAACATCATGCGTTTTTCAGAAAACGCAAAGGAACTTCTTCAGCAAATGGACTGGTTTGGCAACGTCCGCGAGCTGCAGAACCTGATAGAGTGCATTGTGCAGTTATATCCCGGAGACATCATTCTCCCGGAATATATCCTGGACAATGTATCAGAGCGGTACTATCCCAAGAACGCGTTAAAGAATATCAGCTCCGTCTCCGCGCTCCGGGAAGCATTTCCGAAGGAGGATACCGCTGCTGCCGTCCCTTGGAGTACCGGCGCACCCTCTGTCCCGTTGCCTGAGGCGGCTTTCAATATTCCTTCGGGTACCGAAGCGCCGCTGGATCCGTCCAATCCGCGGCATCCCAAAAGCGGGAAACGCAAAGTAATTACAAAAGAGGACATATATGAGGCGCTGGCTGCCTGCAGCAACAACCGTACCGCAGCCAGCCAGTACCTGGAAATATCCCGGCGGACCTTCTACCGAAAATTGGAAGAATTCGGAATTGAAACTGATTAA
- a CDS encoding 3-hydroxyacyl-CoA dehydrogenase family protein, giving the protein MRNQDVSQWKVAVLGAGSMGQCIAQFMAMNSHQVFLYNRTPSNLANALVQMENNLQTLVSLGQMKAGDIPDIMNRIAGSSDLKGSVEQADIVIENLAESEEVKKNIFTQLDEYCDKDVILSSDTSTMDIFSFLEVSHPERLVITHFFNPAHVMPLVELVRGPETSDEVAGATKHFLEDTGKQVAVLNKCIPGFILNRITLSVFREAAHLVESGVATPEDIDKAVTSTFGPRYTFEGPFGLSDFAGIDIYERLATLLPPVLCSDTECPKLLHKMVQEGKLGVKSGEGFYRYDDEKAARRDRDSKIMKMLAAIQEVNKRG; this is encoded by the coding sequence ATGAGAAATCAGGATGTATCGCAGTGGAAGGTAGCAGTACTTGGAGCGGGAAGCATGGGACAGTGCATAGCACAGTTTATGGCTATGAACAGCCATCAGGTATTCCTGTATAACCGGACCCCGTCAAATTTAGCGAATGCGTTGGTTCAGATGGAAAATAACCTTCAGACGCTGGTATCGCTGGGGCAGATGAAAGCAGGGGATATTCCGGACATCATGAACCGGATTGCGGGAAGCAGTGACCTGAAGGGTTCTGTGGAACAGGCTGATATTGTAATTGAAAACCTGGCTGAGTCAGAGGAGGTCAAAAAAAACATTTTTACCCAATTAGATGAATACTGTGACAAGGATGTAATTCTGTCCAGTGATACATCAACCATGGATATTTTTAGCTTTTTGGAGGTATCCCATCCGGAACGCCTGGTCATCACCCATTTTTTTAATCCTGCCCATGTGATGCCGCTGGTAGAACTTGTACGGGGACCTGAGACTTCAGATGAGGTGGCGGGGGCAACAAAACACTTTTTGGAGGATACGGGCAAACAGGTTGCTGTGCTGAATAAATGTATTCCCGGATTTATTCTGAACAGAATCACGCTGTCCGTGTTCCGCGAGGCGGCCCACCTTGTGGAGTCAGGGGTGGCGACACCGGAAGACATTGATAAAGCTGTCACATCTACCTTCGGCCCGCGTTATACGTTTGAGGGACCGTTTGGGCTGAGTGATTTTGCAGGTATTGACATTTATGAACGTTTAGCCACGCTTTTGCCTCCGGTTCTCTGTTCCGACACCGAGTGTCCAAAATTGCTGCACAAAATGGTACAGGAAGGAAAGCTGGGCGTAAAATCCGGCGAGGGATTTTACCGTTACGATGATGAAAAGGCGGCCAGAAGGGACCGGGATTCAAAGATAATGAAAATGCTGGCCGCCATACAGGAAGTAAATAAACGTGGTTAA
- a CDS encoding MATE family efflux transporter → MFSNKDLQKLIAPLIVEQILLMLVGIADTVMISYAGEAGISGVALVDMVNYLIITVLSAVATGGAVVVSQYLGSEERENANRTASQLFSIAFLISVGITALCLLFCREILGALFGGVEAEVMRAAQDYLLITSCSFPFLGIYNSSSALFRSMNRTKIIMYVSFLMNVINVAGNAVGIFIFHAGVAGVAVPTLLSRVVAAIIMLILSMQSKYEICITWKNLVSWNQGIAVRVLKIAVPNGVENGLFALGRVLVTSIVALFGTTQIAANGVAGSIDQIASIATNAMNLAIIPVVGQCIGAGEYDQATYYTKKFMKITYVLIGGMGGIVIVILPFILGFYELSEETCRISVLLITLHNVLAFLLHPTSFVLANSLRAAGDVKITMYIGIGSMVVFRLGTAVLFGIIFRMGVAGVWAAMGMDWFARTIAFSIRYKSGKWRCVKVI, encoded by the coding sequence ATGTTTTCAAATAAAGATTTACAAAAACTGATTGCGCCTCTAATTGTGGAGCAGATTTTACTTATGCTGGTGGGAATTGCTGACACAGTCATGATTTCCTATGCAGGAGAAGCAGGTATATCCGGAGTGGCCCTTGTGGATATGGTGAATTACCTGATTATCACAGTACTGTCAGCGGTGGCCACGGGTGGTGCCGTGGTAGTATCCCAATATCTTGGAAGCGAAGAGCGAGAGAATGCCAACCGGACGGCCTCCCAGCTTTTTTCAATCGCATTTTTAATATCTGTGGGAATTACGGCATTGTGTCTTTTATTTTGTAGGGAGATATTAGGCGCACTGTTTGGAGGCGTAGAAGCAGAGGTTATGAGGGCGGCGCAGGATTATCTGCTCATTACATCATGTTCCTTTCCCTTTTTAGGAATCTATAATTCATCATCAGCATTGTTCCGTTCTATGAACAGAACAAAAATAATCATGTATGTATCATTTTTGATGAATGTTATAAATGTGGCTGGAAATGCAGTTGGGATATTTATTTTTCATGCAGGAGTAGCAGGTGTGGCTGTCCCAACGCTTCTGTCAAGGGTGGTGGCGGCAATTATTATGCTGATTTTGTCTATGCAATCAAAGTATGAAATTTGCATCACCTGGAAGAATCTGGTTTCCTGGAATCAGGGAATAGCGGTGCGGGTTCTGAAAATAGCGGTTCCCAATGGGGTGGAAAACGGTCTGTTCGCATTGGGAAGAGTACTTGTGACCAGTATCGTTGCACTGTTTGGAACCACCCAGATTGCGGCCAATGGAGTGGCCGGAAGTATAGATCAGATTGCCTCAATCGCAACAAATGCCATGAATCTGGCAATTATACCGGTGGTGGGACAGTGTATTGGAGCAGGAGAATATGACCAGGCTACTTATTATACAAAAAAGTTTATGAAAATCACCTATGTGTTAATTGGTGGTATGGGCGGCATTGTAATAGTCATTCTTCCATTTATTCTTGGCTTTTATGAGTTGTCGGAAGAAACCTGCAGAATCAGTGTTTTGCTGATTACTCTTCATAACGTGCTGGCATTCCTGCTTCATCCGACATCATTTGTACTTGCCAACAGCCTAAGGGCTGCGGGTGATGTGAAAATTACTATGTACATAGGAATCGGCTCTATGGTGGTCTTCCGGCTTGGGACGGCAGTATTGTTTGGAATCATATTTAGGATGGGAGTAGCAGGAGTATGGGCCGCAATGGGAATGGACTGGTTTGCCAGAACCATAGCGTTTTCCATACGGTATAAGAGCGGGAAATGGAGATGCGTAAAGGTAATATAG
- a CDS encoding glycoside hydrolase family 1 protein: MYYKTLKGFPEHFLWGASTSAYQIEGAYNEDGKGMSVQDIYETPEGITDFKAASDHYHHMREDVKLMADLGMKAYRFSIAWTRVIPDGDGDVNAEGIKFYNDLINELVSYDIVPVVTMYHFDLPLKLHKKGGWGNRKTIDAFERYAKILFENFGDRVKYWLTINEQNVMINHPNAMNPGRIPSKKELYQQCHHMFLAGAKATLLCHKMCEGGKIGPAPNITAVYPEKCNPADVIAADNWESIRCWMYLDMAVYGRYNSLAWSYLAEKGFTPVMEDGDMEILKKAKPDFLGVNYYATATVSASKNDGMDCQPRNGDQQVMIGEEGVYRAGDNPYLEKTEYGWMVDSVGLRVTLRRIYDRYQLPLLITENGLGASDVLNEDGTVHDPYRIVYLERHFKQAQLAITDGVDLIGYCPWSFMDLVSTHQGYGKRYGFVYVNRDEADLKDMGRIKKDSFYWYHQVIITNGAILD; the protein is encoded by the coding sequence ATGTATTATAAAACACTTAAAGGGTTTCCTGAGCATTTCCTCTGGGGGGCTTCCACCTCGGCATACCAGATAGAAGGCGCATATAATGAGGACGGAAAGGGCATGTCCGTCCAGGATATCTATGAAACACCGGAGGGAATTACGGATTTTAAGGCTGCAAGCGACCATTACCATCACATGAGGGAAGATGTGAAGCTGATGGCTGATCTGGGAATGAAGGCATACCGCTTTTCCATTGCATGGACCAGGGTTATTCCGGACGGGGATGGTGACGTGAATGCGGAAGGAATTAAGTTCTACAATGACCTGATTAACGAGCTGGTTTCATATGATATTGTTCCGGTCGTAACCATGTATCATTTTGATCTGCCGCTAAAACTGCATAAAAAGGGCGGATGGGGAAATCGAAAAACAATTGATGCGTTTGAGCGGTACGCAAAGATTTTATTTGAGAACTTTGGAGACCGGGTAAAATATTGGCTGACCATTAATGAGCAGAATGTGATGATTAACCATCCCAATGCCATGAATCCCGGAAGAATTCCTTCCAAAAAAGAACTGTATCAGCAGTGCCACCATATGTTCCTGGCGGGGGCGAAGGCAACCCTGCTGTGCCATAAGATGTGTGAAGGCGGTAAAATCGGTCCGGCTCCGAACATTACCGCAGTCTATCCGGAAAAATGCAATCCTGCGGATGTGATTGCGGCAGATAACTGGGAGAGCATCCGCTGCTGGATGTATCTGGATATGGCTGTATATGGGAGATATAATTCACTGGCATGGTCTTACCTGGCAGAAAAGGGATTCACTCCTGTGATGGAGGATGGGGATATGGAAATCCTCAAAAAAGCAAAACCGGATTTTCTTGGCGTCAACTATTATGCTACCGCTACTGTCAGCGCCAGCAAAAACGATGGAATGGACTGCCAGCCCAGAAATGGGGACCAGCAGGTCATGATTGGGGAAGAGGGGGTTTACCGCGCCGGAGATAACCCTTACTTAGAAAAGACCGAATACGGCTGGATGGTGGATTCTGTCGGGCTGCGTGTCACACTCAGGCGTATCTATGACCGGTACCAGCTTCCACTTCTTATTACGGAGAACGGACTTGGCGCGTCGGACGTATTAAATGAAGATGGAACAGTACATGATCCATACAGGATTGTGTATCTGGAACGCCATTTTAAACAGGCGCAGCTTGCCATTACAGACGGAGTGGATTTAATCGGATACTGTCCGTGGTCCTTCATGGATTTAGTCAGCACACATCAGGGATACGGAAAGAGGTATGGGTTTGTCTATGTCAACCGGGATGAGGCGGACTTAAAAGATATGGGAAGAATCAAAAAGGACAGTTTTTACTGGTATCACCAGGTGATTATCACAAATGGAGCGATTTTGGATTAA
- a CDS encoding aldo/keto reductase, translated as MKYTKLGCSDLTVSRICMGCMGFGDPGKGQHSWTLDEGRSREIIKHGLEQGVNFYDTAVGYQGGTSEQYVGRALRDFAGREEVVVATKFTPRTKEEAEKGISGQEHIERMLNRSLKNLGMDYVDLYIYHMWDYQTPLYEIMDGLDRMVKAGKARYIGISNCYAWQLAKANALAEKEGFAKFISVQGHYNLMFREEEREMIPYCREENIALTPYSALAGGRLSKRPGEISKRLEEDSYARLKYDGTARQDQVVIGRVVELADKYGVSMTEVALAWLLEKVTAPVVGMTKIHHMENAVKAVDFNLTSGETEYLEEAYVPHRLVGVMAQNTREASGKEHVWSVKEDYVL; from the coding sequence ATGAAATACACAAAACTTGGATGCTCTGATTTGACGGTTTCACGCATCTGCATGGGATGTATGGGATTCGGAGATCCGGGGAAAGGGCAGCACAGCTGGACCCTGGATGAGGGACGTTCCCGTGAAATCATAAAGCACGGCCTGGAGCAGGGGGTGAATTTCTACGACACGGCAGTCGGATACCAGGGGGGGACCAGCGAACAGTATGTAGGGCGTGCGCTCAGGGATTTTGCGGGGCGTGAAGAGGTGGTGGTGGCCACCAAATTCACACCCCGGACAAAAGAGGAGGCGGAGAAGGGAATCAGCGGGCAGGAGCATATTGAGCGGATGTTGAACCGCAGCCTTAAAAATCTCGGTATGGACTATGTGGATTTGTATATATACCATATGTGGGATTACCAGACCCCGCTCTATGAAATTATGGACGGATTAGACCGCATGGTGAAAGCCGGTAAGGCGCGGTATATCGGAATCTCCAACTGCTACGCATGGCAGCTTGCCAAAGCCAACGCATTGGCGGAAAAGGAAGGATTTGCAAAATTTATATCCGTCCAGGGGCATTATAACCTCATGTTCCGTGAGGAGGAGCGGGAAATGATACCTTACTGCCGTGAGGAGAACATAGCGCTTACACCGTACAGTGCGCTGGCGGGAGGCCGGCTGTCAAAGAGGCCGGGCGAGATTTCAAAGCGTCTGGAAGAAGACAGCTATGCAAGGCTTAAGTACGATGGTACCGCTCGGCAGGATCAGGTTGTCATAGGGCGTGTTGTGGAATTGGCTGATAAATACGGTGTTTCCATGACAGAGGTTGCCCTGGCCTGGCTTTTGGAAAAGGTGACAGCACCTGTGGTCGGAATGACGAAAATCCATCACATGGAAAACGCGGTGAAGGCAGTGGATTTCAATCTTACATCCGGGGAGACAGAATATTTGGAGGAGGCCTATGTTCCTCACAGACTGGTGGGGGTCATGGCGCAGAATACCCGGGAGGCAAGCGGCAAAGAACATGTGTGGTCTGTGAAGGAGGATTATGTATTATAA
- a CDS encoding nuclear transport factor 2 family protein, giving the protein MEGFYTGENRRQIHQQFVLLIQMIRDRDFTNVRQVLTEGCEIHFSTAGYHKGIENICRALMWPGIPMDIRKAQILNFVARSRGENAVQTAYIQCIEAKDDGVNVFPFLFGGEYANRLVKEDGVWKFSEIRFDLCYAKGNTIFVKDRWTLMDESAYCGHEPMINPDIDNPWKVIPVDDEPQGNEEKIFELLYKYAYAFDHNDYKFMTEFTTDNFYIAARFEEGVLWSDKPDTADLVGYRQVSDFLRSKFHKEAKMMHSCRMGRILFKEDMAVAYMPRGEDHRLKNRVMNRDNVHCICTTAIHTVYAKFDRYTNQWNMFKYNVNPIPTIFTQAEDDCLEFHEYFGGCL; this is encoded by the coding sequence ATGGAAGGATTTTATACGGGAGAAAACAGAAGACAGATACACCAGCAGTTTGTATTGCTTATCCAAATGATCCGGGACAGGGATTTTACGAATGTGCGCCAGGTACTTACAGAGGGCTGTGAAATCCACTTTAGTACGGCAGGATACCACAAAGGAATTGAGAATATCTGCAGGGCGCTTATGTGGCCTGGAATCCCAATGGATATCAGGAAAGCGCAGATACTGAACTTTGTGGCCAGAAGCAGAGGGGAAAATGCTGTTCAGACAGCATATATCCAATGCATAGAGGCAAAGGATGATGGCGTGAATGTGTTCCCCTTTCTGTTTGGGGGAGAATATGCGAACCGTTTGGTGAAAGAGGATGGGGTATGGAAATTTTCGGAAATCCGATTTGATCTGTGTTACGCAAAGGGCAATACTATATTTGTGAAAGACAGATGGACATTAATGGATGAGAGTGCCTACTGCGGACATGAACCAATGATTAATCCGGACATTGATAATCCGTGGAAGGTGATTCCTGTTGACGATGAACCACAGGGCAATGAAGAAAAGATATTTGAATTATTGTATAAATACGCTTATGCGTTTGACCATAATGACTATAAGTTCATGACTGAGTTTACAACGGATAACTTTTATATTGCCGCCAGATTTGAGGAAGGGGTACTCTGGTCAGATAAGCCGGATACGGCTGATCTCGTTGGTTACCGCCAGGTAAGTGATTTCCTAAGGTCAAAATTTCACAAGGAGGCCAAAATGATGCATTCCTGCCGCATGGGCAGAATCCTGTTCAAAGAGGATATGGCGGTTGCTTATATGCCAAGAGGAGAGGACCACCGGCTGAAAAACCGTGTTATGAATCGGGATAACGTGCATTGTATCTGCACAACGGCAATTCATACAGTATATGCTAAATTTGATAGATATACAAACCAGTGGAACATGTTTAAATATAATGTGAACCCAATCCCCACTATATTTACCCAAGCCGAGGATGATTGTCTGGAATTTCATGAATACTTTGGAGGATGCTTGTGA